One region of Carya illinoinensis cultivar Pawnee chromosome 8, C.illinoinensisPawnee_v1, whole genome shotgun sequence genomic DNA includes:
- the LOC122319403 gene encoding flavonoid 3'-monooxygenase CYP75B137-like, producing the protein MGWWRSYAGDERFSSSTLTVLIGIFAVLWLLWIVKKQRKVVVPPLPPGPRGLPILGYLPFIGTELHKKFEQLGGIYGPIYKIWLGNKLCIVISSPSLVKEVVRDQDAIFANRDATKAALALTSGGVDIVFSPNGPNWRMLRKMFVREMLSLANLDSTFALRREEVRNTIINVYEKIGAPVDLGELAFETVMNAIMKLLWGSTLQGEEGAKLGDEFRHMFSDLMLLLGKPNVSDLFPALASFDLQGIVREVKGISQSIERVLDYVIDKQIKSLAKDKEEGKPKIGQKDFLQVLLEIWEKDNGANSISMTQLKVVLLDIVVGASDTTTTTSEWVMARLMKHSETMRKVYEELTEIVGMDNLVEESHLPKLHYLDAVIKETLRLHPPIPFLIPRTPSESSIIGGYHVPKGSRIFLNVWAIQRNPEYWDNPLEFKPERFLNDGYGRLDYSGNNFKFFPFGSGRRICAGITLGDKTLKYFLASILHSFEWKLPQGSEIDVSDTFGIITKKKNPTIAIPTPRLSKFELYT; encoded by the exons ATGGGATGGTGGAGGTCTTATGCTGGTGACGAGAGATTTTCTAGCTCAACTCTCACTGTTTTGATTGGTATATTTGCGGTGTTATGGTTGCTATGGATTgtcaagaaacaaagaaaagttGTAGTACCTCCATTGCCACCCGGTCCACGTGGCTTGCCAATACTTGGGTACCTTCCGTTTATAGGTACAGAACTTCATAAGAAATTTGAGCAACTGGGTGGGATCTATGGCCCCATCTACAAGATTTGGCTTGGAAATAAATTGTGCATTGTGATTAGCTCACCCTCACTAGTGAAAGAAGTTGTTCGTGACCAAGATGCAATATTTGCCAATCGTGATGCTACCAAAGCTGCACTTGCTCTCACATCCGGGGGAGTCGATATTGTCTTTTCCCCGAATGGTCCTAATTGGAGGATGTTGCGAAAGATGTTTGTGCGAGAGATGCTAAGTCTAGCGAATCTTGATTCTACCTTCGCTTTACGAAGAGAAGAGGTAAGGAACACCATTATAAATGTGTATGAAAAAATAGGTGCCCCAGTAGATTTAGGGGAACTGGCATTTGAGACGGTGATGAATGCCATCATGAAGTTGTTATGGGGCAGCACACTACAAGGAGAGGAAGGGGCTAAGCTTGGAGATGAGTTTAGGCATATGTTTTCAGATTTAATGTTGCTACTTGGAAAACCAAATGTTTCGGACCTTTTCCCCGCGTTAGCAAGTTTTGATTTACAAGGGATCGTAAGGGAAGTAAAGGGGATTTCCCAAAGCATTGAACGAGTACTTGATTATGTCATTGACAAACAGATCAAAAGTTTGGCCAAGGACAAAGAAGAGGGGAAGCCAAAGATAGGACAAAAGGACTTTTTGCAAGTTCTCTTGGAAATATGGGAGAAGGACAATGGTGCAAATTCAATTAGCATGACCCAACTCAAGGTTGTGCTTTTG GACATAGTGGTGGGTGCATCCGACACCACAACGACCACATCAGAATGGGTAATGGCAAGGCTAATGAAACATTCAGAGACAATGAGAAAAGTCTATGAAGAATTAACAGAAATCGTGGGGATGGATAACTTAGTCGAAGAATCCCATTTGCCCAAATTACATTATTTAGATGCTGTAATTAAAGAGACGCTTCGTTTGCACCCACCTATTCCTTTCCTAATACCTCGTACTCCAAGCGAATCTAGCATCATTGGAGGGTACCATGTACCCAAAGGTTCAAGGATTTTCCTGAATGTTTGGGCTATTCAAAGGAACCCAGAGTATTGGGACAATCCATTGGAATTTAAACCCGAGAGGTTTCTAAATGATGGTTATGGAAGATTAGATTATTCAGGCaacaattttaagttttttccaTTTGGGTCAGGAAGAAGAATATGTGCGGGTATTACACTAGGGGACAAGACACTCAAATACTTCTTGGCTTCAATTTTGCACTCCTTTGAATGGAAACTACCACAGGGTTCAGAGATTGATGTTTCAGACACTTTCGGTATCATTACCAAGAAGAAGAATCCAACAATTGCAATTCCAACTCCAAGGTTGTCCAAATTTGAGCTCTACACATAA